In the bacterium genome, TATGGACCTAACCAGCGTCCTTTTGCCACTTTTGGCAATCCCAATTTCTTTGCAGGCTACATAATAGTTTGTTTACCAATATTTTTCTCTATGTTTTTAACTGAAAGGAAGATATGGAAACTACTATTTGGTCTTAGTACTTTGCTTTTGCTTCTCAATTTATACTTTACAGCTACACGGGGGGCATGGGGTGGCTTCATAATTTCCTTTCTGATTTTTGTAACACTTTACAGCAAACAGGTTGGAGGGGAGCGGTGGCAGAAGTTCTGGAAGGGAAAGTTAAAATTTATTATTCCTTTGTTTTTGATTTTTCTTCTACATTTTGGATTAATGTCCACCAGTCAAAAATATAAGAAGACGATTGAAGCAGGAACTGACAAAGTTCACCAGATACTCACCCGGCGCACTGAGCGTTTACTGATCTGGAGAGATACATTGGTAATGGGGCTCAATAACCCTGTGGGAGTAGGGATTGGAGCATTTCACATATATTTTCCCCGCTATGCCTCAGAGGAACTTCTGAAAATTCTGCCGCAGGATAGGTTTATTGTCAATTATGCTCACAACGAGTTTTTGGAAATCTGGTCGGAAACAGGTCTTATTGGAATTGGCATCTTTATCTGGACAATTTTTGCCTTCTTTGCTCAAGGGAGGCTACTGTTGAAGGAAGATTCGAGTCTTAAGTCCCAGAAAATTTTAACTCTGGGGTGGCTTGCCTCAAGCGCTGGAATTCTTGCACATAGCTTTGTTTCGGTTAATATGCGGTTCATTGTAACTGCAGTCTATTTCTATTTTGTGCTTGGCCTCTTGGCTTCCCAGTGTAAGAGAGAGATAATGGTGCCCATAGATTGGCCAAGAGCTTTAAAGCTAACTATAATTGGGCTTGTCTTCTGTATGGGAATACTCTCTATAAAGGGAATAGTTAAACCTTTTCGTGCCCACAAGTTATTGACAGAAGAGGTCAGTTTCTTTGAGCAGAAAGAAGTTGACCCCCAGAAGACAATTGTAGCACTTGAGGAAACTGTTAAAACCGATCCCTATAATGCTTTGGCTTATTACAGGCTGGGATGGGTTTACGCAAAGGAGAAGAATTGGATACAAGCTGTCAAGAATTTTGAGATAGCCTGTAGATTGAACCCTGAACTTCCAGGAGCAAGGAATAATTTGGGAAATATCTACTTTACTTTAGGAAATAAACAGAAGGCGATTGAGAATTATCAGAAGGCGATTGCCATCAATCCCGGTATGATTGATGCCCATTTCAATTTAGGATATTGTTATTATACTGTAGGAAAACTTAAAGAAGCTGCTGATGAATTCAAAAAGGTTCTGGAGCTTGACCCCGATAATTATA is a window encoding:
- a CDS encoding tetratricopeptide repeat protein produces the protein MRKRSSSVDRAETDRQSNLSLILTGYSEKIILGVFIFFVLFSTLAIDVKLTRYKLFVMQLSVILLLVFWIVRMMLEGRLVLKSNLLNLPILFYGLAISLYYILSRDKLVARNEFQRMLICVFVFFVVANNIRDRRNLNYILSAWLLGSIFVSLNGISSFWAVKSPANVLTSLFSWLAGIFSSIDKWLHLPLREFFGIAHYGPNQRPFATFGNPNFFAGYIIVCLPIFFSMFLTERKIWKLLFGLSTLLLLLNLYFTATRGAWGGFIISFLIFVTLYSKQVGGERWQKFWKGKLKFIIPLFLIFLLHFGLMSTSQKYKKTIEAGTDKVHQILTRRTERLLIWRDTLVMGLNNPVGVGIGAFHIYFPRYASEELLKILPQDRFIVNYAHNEFLEIWSETGLIGIGIFIWTIFAFFAQGRLLLKEDSSLKSQKILTLGWLASSAGILAHSFVSVNMRFIVTAVYFYFVLGLLASQCKREIMVPIDWPRALKLTIIGLVFCMGILSIKGIVKPFRAHKLLTEEVSFFEQKEVDPQKTIVALEETVKTDPYNALAYYRLGWVYAKEKNWIQAVKNFEIACRLNPELPGARNNLGNIYFTLGNKQKAIENYQKAIAINPGMIDAHFNLGYCYYTVGKLKEAADEFKKVLELDPDNYKATIMIEKMVQ